A stretch of the Bradyrhizobium arachidis genome encodes the following:
- a CDS encoding alpha/beta hydrolase, translating to MKVTRDMVDEDLRGSYAVGRIIASFFHTRWFSLLVFRFSADILRGKDMRGLVCRERHIPSRNGGAPIRVRIYRPTTAAGPLPVMLYLHGGGYVYGVPEQFGSIIRDFIETEPCIIVAPDYRKAVESPYPAAFNDCYDTLLWIRDNAASLGGRTDGFIVSGHSAGGGLAAAVSLKATDDDAAKIAFQMPLYPMIDDRQNSASAVENDAPVWDEEANRLAWSRYLDGVETVTPYAAASRCTDYTKLPPTITFVGSLEPFRDETKIYVENLRRANVPVEFEVFEGAFHGFDLMVPDAPISRRANQFLMENFQKFAQRYFP from the coding sequence ATGAAGGTCACCAGGGACATGGTGGATGAAGACTTGCGCGGCAGCTATGCCGTTGGGCGGATTATCGCAAGCTTCTTTCACACGCGATGGTTCTCTCTGCTCGTGTTCCGTTTCAGTGCGGACATCCTGCGGGGAAAAGACATGAGAGGGCTTGTCTGCCGAGAGCGACATATTCCGAGCAGAAATGGCGGGGCGCCTATTCGTGTGAGAATCTATCGGCCGACCACGGCAGCTGGACCACTACCGGTCATGCTCTACCTGCATGGCGGCGGTTACGTTTACGGAGTCCCTGAGCAATTCGGCTCAATCATCAGGGACTTCATCGAGACAGAACCGTGCATCATCGTCGCGCCGGACTATCGAAAGGCCGTTGAATCGCCGTACCCGGCTGCATTCAACGACTGCTACGACACCCTGCTATGGATAAGGGACAATGCGGCCTCTCTCGGCGGAAGAACCGATGGATTCATCGTGTCAGGCCATAGCGCGGGCGGAGGGCTTGCGGCGGCCGTCTCGCTCAAGGCGACCGATGACGACGCTGCAAAAATAGCCTTTCAAATGCCGCTCTATCCAATGATCGATGACCGGCAGAATAGCGCCTCCGCCGTCGAAAACGACGCACCCGTATGGGATGAAGAAGCCAACAGGCTGGCGTGGTCCCGTTATCTCGATGGCGTGGAGACCGTTACGCCTTACGCGGCTGCGTCACGCTGCACAGACTATACGAAATTGCCGCCGACGATCACATTTGTCGGCAGTCTCGAGCCATTTCGGGATGAAACGAAAATCTACGTTGAGAACCTTCGTCGGGCCAATGTTCCGGTTGAGTTCGAGGTGTTCGAGGGCGCCTTTCATGGTTTCGACTTGATGGTGCCGGACGCTCCAATCAGTCGGCGAGCAAACCAGTTTCTTATGGAAAATTTCCAGAAGTTTGCTCAGCGGTATTTCCCCTAG
- a CDS encoding TolC family outer membrane protein — protein sequence MNRHAARTGRAATRRRSGAGPVLVAWAALAMPLAMSCALPATAFAEALPEALAKAYQTNPALNAERARQRATDENVPQALAGYRPQIVASLSAGLQAVRNLLPDNTIQTSTLKPWVIGVTVTQNLFNGFRTANSVRVAELQVQSGREALRNVGQGVLLDAVTAYTNVLANQSLVEAQRSNVAFLRETLAVTQRRLNAGDVTPTDSAQAEARLNRGLADLNAAEVALAVSQATYAQVIGNAPSQLRPAEVVDRYLPRSREDALAMSIREHPAVMAAGFDVDVAATNIRVAEGALLPSAGVQGSVSKSRDNDPTLGTFGTDQASIVANVTAPIYDGGQAASQTRQAKETAAQSRLVLDQVRNQARTAATSAWVANEGAKVAVQASESEVKAATVALQGVQREAAGGQRTTVDVLNSQADLIQAKARLIGALRDRVIASYTLLSAVGHLDVKTLNLNTPDYLPEVHYHQVRDAWHGLRTPSGQ from the coding sequence ATGAACAGGCATGCCGCCAGAACTGGTCGCGCGGCGACGCGACGTCGATCAGGCGCGGGTCCTGTCCTCGTTGCATGGGCCGCGCTTGCGATGCCGCTTGCGATGTCCTGCGCCCTGCCCGCCACTGCCTTCGCGGAGGCGCTGCCCGAGGCCCTGGCCAAGGCCTATCAGACCAACCCGGCGCTCAACGCCGAGCGGGCGCGCCAGCGCGCGACCGACGAGAACGTGCCGCAGGCGCTCGCCGGCTACCGGCCGCAGATCGTCGCGAGCCTGAGCGCCGGCCTCCAGGCGGTGCGCAACCTGCTTCCCGACAACACCATCCAGACCTCGACGCTAAAGCCCTGGGTGATCGGCGTCACCGTGACGCAGAACCTGTTCAACGGCTTCCGGACCGCCAACAGCGTGCGGGTGGCGGAACTCCAGGTGCAGTCCGGCCGCGAGGCGCTGCGCAATGTCGGCCAGGGCGTGCTGCTCGATGCAGTGACCGCCTACACCAACGTGCTGGCCAACCAGTCGCTGGTCGAAGCCCAACGCTCCAACGTCGCATTCCTGCGGGAGACGCTCGCCGTGACCCAGCGCCGGCTGAACGCCGGCGACGTCACGCCGACCGACAGCGCACAGGCCGAGGCGCGCCTCAACCGCGGCCTTGCCGATCTCAACGCCGCCGAGGTCGCGCTCGCCGTCAGCCAGGCGACCTACGCGCAAGTGATCGGCAACGCGCCGTCGCAGCTCCGGCCCGCCGAGGTCGTCGACCGCTATCTGCCGCGCAGCCGGGAAGATGCGCTGGCGATGTCGATCCGCGAACATCCGGCCGTCATGGCGGCAGGCTTCGACGTCGACGTTGCCGCCACCAACATCCGCGTCGCCGAAGGCGCCCTGCTGCCGAGCGCCGGCGTGCAAGGCAGCGTCAGCAAGAGCCGCGACAACGACCCGACGCTCGGCACCTTCGGCACCGACCAGGCCTCCATCGTCGCCAACGTCACCGCGCCGATCTATGACGGCGGCCAGGCCGCCTCGCAGACCCGGCAAGCCAAGGAAACCGCCGCGCAAAGCCGCCTGGTGCTCGACCAGGTGCGCAACCAGGCGCGCACGGCGGCGACCAGCGCGTGGGTCGCCAATGAAGGCGCCAAGGTCGCTGTCCAGGCATCCGAATCCGAGGTCAAGGCCGCCACCGTCGCATTGCAGGGCGTCCAGCGCGAGGCCGCGGGCGGCCAGCGCACTACCGTCGATGTCCTCAACTCGCAAGCCGATCTGATCCAGGCCAAGGCGCGGCTGATCGGTGCGCTGCGCGACCGCGTCATCGCGTCCTACACGCTGCTCAGCGCCGTCGGCCATCTCGACGTCAAGACGCTGAACCTGAACACGCCGGACTATCTGCCCGAAGTGCACTATCATCAGGTGCGCGACGCCTGGCACGGCCTGCGCACGCCGTCGGGGCAGTGA
- a CDS encoding acyltransferase → MKNHFPLLDPLRFGTALGVAIFHQMFWSWAWVSIGVPGFERYVAADVLYPSAAPFTWFGWVGVEVFFVISGFVIANSASKSSPTEFLLGRVLRLYPAVWVCATATLLVLVLFGSGPASEFILPYIHAMTLVPKGVTHQWLDGVYWTLAAEVAFYGLVFCAMLTKKITLRHLAFGLTIYSAIFNAVALLVLSCTTPSDLPYLVILMFRVPCAAFLLTHGCFFALGIWLFISANRELSVLERVAVAVTVLSGAAEIYFFASFFLTSIPAIADQSALVPIMVWAAAVGLIAWCANRNRRSTATASAEAPAYWRTLGLITYPLYLTHNVVGTAIIRFLVDAGLDATSAVWIQLGMLVLICWFICAKIEPAIRGVMTQAIAYFGQLPERLPASKRPRFSRGLGLRPHVPAKMIANLR, encoded by the coding sequence GTGAAAAACCATTTTCCCCTGCTGGATCCGCTGCGCTTCGGGACTGCCCTCGGCGTCGCCATTTTTCATCAGATGTTCTGGTCCTGGGCCTGGGTTTCGATTGGCGTTCCAGGTTTCGAGCGCTATGTCGCCGCCGACGTTCTGTACCCGTCCGCCGCACCCTTCACATGGTTCGGCTGGGTCGGCGTTGAAGTCTTCTTCGTCATTTCCGGTTTCGTCATCGCGAATTCCGCCAGCAAGTCTTCCCCGACAGAGTTTCTTCTTGGCCGCGTGCTCCGGCTTTATCCGGCGGTCTGGGTTTGCGCCACCGCGACCCTCCTCGTCCTGGTTCTGTTTGGCAGCGGACCAGCCTCCGAATTCATCCTCCCCTACATCCACGCCATGACGCTCGTTCCCAAGGGAGTCACGCATCAATGGCTCGACGGCGTCTATTGGACACTGGCCGCCGAGGTGGCGTTTTATGGGCTCGTGTTTTGCGCGATGCTGACGAAGAAAATCACCCTGCGGCACCTGGCTTTCGGCCTCACCATCTACAGCGCTATCTTCAACGCTGTGGCGTTGCTGGTGCTGTCCTGCACGACTCCATCCGACCTGCCATATCTCGTTATTCTGATGTTCCGGGTGCCGTGCGCAGCATTCCTGTTGACCCATGGCTGCTTCTTTGCGCTGGGCATCTGGCTCTTCATTTCTGCAAACCGAGAACTGTCCGTGCTCGAACGGGTCGCCGTCGCCGTCACGGTTCTTTCGGGGGCCGCAGAAATCTACTTTTTTGCCTCTTTCTTTTTGACGTCCATACCCGCCATCGCGGATCAATCAGCCCTCGTGCCGATCATGGTCTGGGCGGCTGCGGTGGGCCTCATTGCCTGGTGCGCGAACAGGAACAGGCGCTCTACGGCCACCGCTTCGGCTGAAGCGCCGGCTTACTGGAGAACGCTCGGGCTGATTACCTATCCGCTCTATCTCACCCACAACGTTGTCGGCACAGCGATTATTCGGTTCCTGGTCGATGCTGGCCTGGATGCCACCTCGGCCGTGTGGATCCAGCTGGGCATGCTTGTCCTGATCTGCTGGTTCATTTGTGCGAAGATCGAGCCCGCCATCAGAGGCGTGATGACGCAAGCCATTGCATATTTCGGACAGCTTCCGGAAAGACTGCCAGCGTCGAAGCGCCCGAGGTTCTCTCGGGGGCTGGGCCTTCGGCCGCACGTGCCGGCAAAGATGATCGCCAATTTGCGATAA